Within the Erigeron canadensis isolate Cc75 chromosome 6, C_canadensis_v1, whole genome shotgun sequence genome, the region CAACATGTGCGTTTAACTAAAAAACAGCTAGATCAAGACAattataagaataaaaaataaatcataccAAATATACCAACAGTTTTGACAATTCACTGGCTAACCTATTTTGCCACAAAAGTAGAGGTAGTCAAGTTCTCTAATTTTAATCAGACAGCATTACAACATTAGCCTGAATAACTTCTAAAATCAAACCGAAACAACACTGAGCAAATAGCATGTAAAAACAGAAGCTGAATGTCAAAATTTAATCTCAAAGCACAATAATAGATGACCAATTTcacttttgaaaaaatttaaatgtaacTAAACCAAAATGATAGTCAAGAAAAGGTTTACAAACCTTTGACTCCTCATCCCTGATTGAGTGCAGCCTAAATCTACCTTTGGTATCATAGAGAAGTCTGAAGCTTTCATTGGTCTTGGGAATTGATACAACATCTGTTACAAAAAGAAGCAAATTATATGAGACAGTTTACTCCCAACCCAAACAAACTCAAGATGAACGGGAAGTATAGAATAAAACATTTAGAAAAGCTCAGAAGTAGACACCATAATCAGACTTCACTTCAGTTTGTAACGTGTTTACGGTGTTCAAGCTTACAACTCAATCATAATACTTCAGAACAAATGGAAACAATTGTAGCAAATAAGATAAACAAATTTAGAGCACACACAAGAGTGTCAAGTATACTTACCCATGAAACCTGCAGGATAAGTCTTGTCGGTCCTGACCTTGTTGTCAACAAGAACATGACGTTGCATCAAGATAGACTGAACCTCACGGTATGTCAACGCATACTTCAACCTATTCCTCAAAATGAGAATCAAAGGCAAACATTCCCTTGATTTGTGAGGACCAGATGACGGCTTAGGAGCCTGTGGAAAACAAACAATACATTAGTAGACGACATCTTGGAATAAAAAACACTTGCACTGGATAAACAAAGCACAAACCAGGGTTGAAAAATAACTTACAAAGGCACCACCGAGTTTGTCAAGCATCCAATGCTTCGGCGCATTGAGCCtcttcatatgtttcttcaatCCGCGAGCCTTTATTACAATGTACAACATTGTTAGTACCAATCGACTGATTAATAAACCAATGTTATACATAACAAACAAAACCTTATCTGCGTTGCAagtttgcaactttttttataaatccaATACACCAAGACCACCTAAAACTCTAATTAATGAACTAATGTCAAATATAATGACAAAAAAACTGGTTGGTTTTCAAGTACCTATTAAGAACTAAAAAATgggtttttatctttttacaaaTAGGTTTCTAAAAATGTTAATTTTGATTGCTTTTCCTACTTTACAACATTTACTTGaaataatatatcaattaatttttATAGCCAAACAGCCCATTTATGTTTATTCAGTAATATATAATTGCTAACATAAACCCTAAAGTGAGCTGAATCAGAGTCAAATAActattaacaatatatatacaatacacaaaCACGTACATCAGCTAAATCCGGCAAGCACAAAAGCAGAAATGATATGGATATaaatcatcaaaaacataagaaataatattgaaaaaaaacaatcataataataaaatataaaaaaatgagaaacaaacGAACCATGATTGTGGGGTTTGGTGGGAGATGATAAAAATCTCCGGAGAAATTGTTCTCTGCAAATTACTGCCGCACACCTTTGCAGTTGTTGTTGAGGCCAGGGAACCTTAGgtcatttatttgtttatatacgTATAAAACATGGGCTTGTGTATTTGAGGACCTAGGTTACTTTTTATGGCccattgatttgttttttttttgggtgttTAGCCAACCCAAtttgaattaaattaaaagagtaAATGGGTAGGAGAAGTATGGCCTATGGCCCTATGGGTGCTTCGGCCTTTAGGTATGGATATATATTTTCTCATCTCGAAGTAGACGCCAGCAAAAAAACCGATCGAGATAAACTCAAATTGGAAGCGAAAAAATCAATTCTTGAGGAACCGATTCTGGTTTATGAAGAAAACTCAGTACCAATTTTCGGTCTCAAAAATTCAATTTCTTATCGATTCCAAATCAATTCGGTTTTGgtgtttgaaaaagaaaaaggaaaaaaaactggTCAAAAGTTTACCCAAACCGATTCCATTTGCTCAAAATCGAAATTTATCACGTTGACCAAACCCGGTTTCTCAAAAAGAAGCGATTTTGCTCACGATTTATCTCAAAGTAAATAAGTATAAACTAGCGACCCCATTTTGCTCATTCTTACTTCtaatattaaataaactacATAAATTCTTTAGATGCAATTTAAAAATCCCCTAAAAATCGTGAACTAGGTGGACCATCTCAATGTCAAAAATATTACTAACAGGTAACTAACCTCATTAACAATATAAATTAGCATCTTTTCCGCAATAATTTTTGAAGGTTATCGTAACTTGGTAAGTGGtataataatatacaaaataCTGTTTcgattaattaaaaaagttgtatCATTGTTTTTGAATTACTTAAAagcttataaaatataagtttgacattaaaagttatattttttttttactttaaccatatttatttatttttgtgttatatgacataattgagtttttaatatacttttcattaatataaagttttaacaattataataaaataattaaaaattatttacagtcaaaattaaaattataaattaaattctaCAGAATGGGTATTATAAGTGTAAAGTTGGTATTTTAGAGGATACTCAACGATGACCTTTTTACGCGTTTGGGTAACAGTAAGACTATTCACATCATTCCTTCCTCGTACTTCATTTTTGTCAGGAATAGATACCGTTTCCGTTGTCGTTGTCATCACTCAACTAATTAGCGTTtcaatttgaagtttttttttttcaaataaaagctaaaactagttgcatccaaacagaatattaatgattttttcacatgtcatcatcaaatagtTCAAAGGATTATTAAGGTATTTAATTTCCCATTAACATAATAtgagtttttttgtttaaaattaaaagctaaagcttCCCACAATCGACCGTAGCCAATTAAACACTTAAAGCACCCGAAAAACCCCAAGGACTGAAAATGAAAGCTCCCAAAACTTCTATTCGCGTATAAAACCCAGCACTGAATCCACAACAAAACTCGAACCAAAACCATTTCTATTCTTTCTTCCCCAATTCTAAAACCCGTCGCCATGGACCCTGTGAATGCGTGGGGAAACACTCCCTTGGACCAAACCGACCCCGAAATATTCGACCTGATCGAAAAGGAAAAGAGAAGGCAATGCCGCGGGATCGAACTCATCGCATCAGAAAACTTCACATCATTTGCAGTCATCGAAGCATTAGGCTCCCCATTAACCAACAAATACTCTGAGGGCATGCCCGGAAACCGATACTACGGCGGCAACGAATACATCGACCAAATCGAAAACCTGTGCCGCAGCCGAGCTCTGCAGGCGTACAGACTGGACCCATCTTCATGGGGTGTGAATGTGCAGCCGTACTCTGGATCACCTGCAAACTTTGCAGCATACACTGCATTGCTGAACCCACATGACAGAATAATGGGTCTGGATCTTCCATCGGGCGGGCATTTGACTCATGGGTATTACACTTCTGGAGGGAAGAAGATATCTGCTACTTCTATCTACTTTGAGAGTCTGCCGTACAAGGTGAATTCGAGTACCGGGTATATCGATTATGAGAAGATGGAAGAAAAGGCGTTGGATTTCAGACCAAAGTTGATCATTTGTGGGGGCAGTGCTTATCCTAGAGATTGGGATTACAAGAAGATTAGGGAAATTGCTGATAAGTGTGGCGCTCTTATGCTCTGTGATATGGCCCACATCAGTGGCCTTGTTGCTGCCCAGGTATCGTATCTCTcctttctatatctatatctattttttatatctatatgtttAGATTTTGGGGTTTTGTGATCTGTATACTATTGTAGCTATGATCTGTTACCATATCTATATTCTTATGtctatgtatatgtttatagtTTAGTGTTTGAGGTCTTGATTTTATATGGGTTTGGTATATAGATCTGTGTTTGAAAGTATATGCATATATAGGTGTGGCatatgtttgtttgtgtgtgtctGGTATTTTCTAAATTATGTTATACGAGAATTTGGCATTCTTGGATATGGGATCTTTATGTGATATGTGTTTGATTCGTAGATCTTGTTTTAAGCTGaattagtaataaaaaaatgtagtGCTTTTATCGATATTTGGGGTTTTACTGTTTTTTTATATGGATATGTTTGGTTAAATCAATATGTAATTTGGGAACCACGAACGGATACTAGAATACGTAATTTACTGTTCAGACGCTCATGATCTGCGTCTATGTTTTCATAGATCTATGGTAGTTTATTACTGCTTAGTATTTGGGTTAAGAAATGGTTGGCCGGATGCTTATGTTTGTATTGGTTAAAACAAGTTGAATGCACAAGAGTTTGCCATTTCTCTGATGACTTACTGTTGGTCTCGTTgagttttgtttaaattttggaTTATAAGTCTTGTAATTCTGCGTTTGTGAGTTATCCTAACCGGAATAAGTGTTTTGATGCCCAAATTAAATGGATAGCTATAAAATTGGAAGTTTTGTAAGACTTAAGTCCTGCGTTTTCAGATGAACATGCTCTACATTTAGTGTTTGAGATTGATCTTAAACTATACATCTAGATCAAACATTGATATAATTAATGTTTAGTTACTAAATATGATGATGTTTGTTTTGAAATGGTATGCCGGTTGTGATAATTTTAACCTACGGTGTATTGTAATTCAAAGGGGTATGTTGGAATTTTTTGCTTAAGGTTAAACTCTTAATAACAATTTTAGATCTCGTGACTAGTCCTTCCTAATTGGTGATCTTACTAATTATTCTTTTGGGTCTCGACAGGAAGCTGCAGATCCGTTTGAGTACTGTGATGTGGTGACAACCACCACCCACAAGAGTCTCAGGGGACCAAGAGCTGGTATGATCTTCTACCGCAAGGGTCCAAAACCACCAAAGAAGGGTCAAGCAGAAGGTGCAGTTTATGACTTTGAAGACAAAATTAACTTTGCTGTTTTCCCTGCCCTTCAAGGTGGCCCACACAACCACCAGATCGGTGCACTAGCTGTCGCGTTGAAACAGGCCATGTCTCCTGGCTTCAAGGCTTATGCTAAGCAAGTTAGAGCCAATGCCGTGGCAATTGGTAACTACTTGATGAGCAAAGGCTACAAGCTTGTAACCGGTGGAACTGAGAACCATCTTGTTTTGTGGGATCTTCGCCCTCTTGGCTTGACTGGTAATTTTCATTAACTCGTGAGGGCGGTCATACTCCTCACACGTTAACCATTATCTGTTGCGTTGTGTTCGtaaattttataattacttTGGTTCTGAATTTGCAGGCAACAAGGTTGAGAAGCTGTGTGATCTTGCTAACATTACTGTGAACAAGAATGCCGTGTTTGGTGACAGCAGTGCTTTGGCTCCAGGAGGTGTACGCGTTGGTATGATTTTGTTATCCTAAATTTCAATTTGTCGGGTTTTTTGGATGGTGTATTTATTGTTGAACGTAATGGTGTCTTTATTAGGTACACCTGCAATGACATCAAGAGGTCTAGTTGAGAAGGACTTTGAACAAATTGGAGAGTTCCTTCACCGTGCAATTCAAATCACTTTGAGCATCCAGAAGGAGTTCGGGAAACTGTTGAAAGATTTTAACAAGGGTTTGGTCAATAACAAGGAGATTGAACAACTCAAGGTTGATGTTGAGAAGTTTTCTGGATCTTTCGACATGCCTGGGTTCTCTTTGGCTGACATGAAGTACAAGGATTAAGTTTTGAAGATGACCAAATGATGATGTTGTTTTTGCTGTTATTAGTAGGAAGTAACATTTACTGGTGTTTTTCTATGCTTCAAGAAGaatatttcattaaagatatatgatatgatttcGTTGGAACTTGGAAGACAATAAGGTCTCACATGTCATTCCCTTCCCCTTCCCCTTCCCCTTCCCCTACTAGATTACTGATTTCTTGAGTCTCAAGGAATTTAGCAATATAGTCTTCAGTTCTATTTTGGCCGAAATATGTGATCTTTAATACAACTTCTGCTCCTTATCTGTATATGCTTCTATGTTTCACTGATAGCATGTATAATATTATCTTCACTGTGCTTCATGTTGGTTGATCTCATTATTCAGCTAGAATCACAACTTTATCCCAACTATCCTCACAACTTTTGGTCTAAGCAACAACTTCTAACAAAAGAAGTGAGCTGTCAGAATCCATCCTGTTTTCAACTTTAAAATCGCTCAAGGCCCCTGGTTGACATCCACTTTGATTTAAATGGTGAGAAACTGAGAACTTTGAATTATATAGATCGTCAACCAGTGAAAAAGAGCCATCGAAAAAGAGGCTCATTGACATTGAAGTCTCTTAACTTCATCATGAACGGTGTGCGCCCACAACAGAGCCCAAGGGATATAAAGGGTTTTTTGGGTTGTTCCACATTGGTCAACCACTCCGGTAGATGAAGCTTGAGTGTGGTCAGATGAAATGCTCAGTGTGGCTGTCCTCAAATGAACTGCTCTACccaatatgattttaaaaatcaCACTGAATGGTCGATGAATCTTCAATATGTTGAAATAGTGAAGGCAAGATGGGCAGGTTGGGTAAATGATACATGTAAGATGGGCAGAAATCAGCTAGGACCAGAAATGAAATTATCTTTATATACTCAAGTTTCGCATTTCCGTTGTCCTAGGAATAATATCTGTACATATTCAAAACATTTTATAGATGCAAAGACGATGCCGGTCGCTTCATTATGTCTCCCTGTCATAGGCCGGACCAAACAATTTGATTTTCATAGTTCACTACAAATATTGTGTACTCTTCATTATGATTTTACTTGCCATAATATTATCcattaagattttaaatgaataattgttatttacatttttatgaCAATTTTTACTTTCCGTATAGCTTGTCGACCCAATTCCTATATGCTTTTCAAATACCACATGTTTACAATCTAACTTAAGTGTTGGATCATTGAGCATGTAATATGCAATTGTCAGTACTTCATTTGAGTACCCAATGTGCTGCACAACGTTAACACGTAAATTTCTACTTAAATCTAgaattataaacttataaagaCCATCCATCAAAAGCTTATATCGGGTGTCATCATGGTTGTCACATACTCGTATTATCAAGTTAAAGGTAAGGTAGATGTGAAAAGAAGGATATAGTTAGCAGGTTCGGCAACGGGTCAACCTGGATGATATAAAAAACATACTAAGAATGAAAGATCGATTGCATAGAAAAAGACGGTATATGTAATAGACTAGTCAAATAAAAGATGCTAAAGCCATCCCTCTAAAGGGGTTATCAAACTAACAGGAGTCACTGTCAAGGTGATATAAAACATACTGCAGATGAAatataaaatgcatagaaaTAGATTACAAAAACTTGTTCAGATGACATATTTCAGACCAAATAAGACAAATCCTTTTCTACTAAATTCAGAAATACAATAAAATCAGTAATCTATAAGTGGAAGTGAAATAGTGAATGACATGTGAGACCTTATTGTCTTCCAACCAAATCATATCATACATCTTTGACGAAATATTCTTTTTGTAGAATCAAAAACCCCACAAATGCTACTAACAACAGAAACAATGTGATCAAGTCGTCTTCAAAAACTTAATCCTTGTATTTCATGTCAGCCAAAGAAAATCCGGGCATGTCAAAAGATCCAGAAAACTTCTCGACATCAAGCTTAAGTTGTTCAATTTCCTTGTTGTTCACCAAACCCTTGTTGAAATCTTTCAATAGTTTCCCGAACTCTTTCTGGATGCTTAAAGTGATCTGAATTGCACGGTGAAGGAACTCTCCAATCTGCTCGAAATCCTTCTCAACTAGACCCCTTGATGTCATTGCAGGTGTACCTAATAAACAAAAACCATTAAATTCATTGCAAAACACCACCAAAAAACCCGACAAATTCAATTTTAGTTTACAAAATCATACCAACGCGAACACCTCCTGGAGCCAATGCACTGCTGTCACCAAACACGGCATTCTTGTTCACAGTGATGTTAGCAAGATCACAAAGCTTCTCAACCTTGTTGCCTGCGAAATCAGAACGAAAGTAATTATTAGATCTAACACTAGACTACAGATAATGGTTAACTGGTGAGGAGTATGAGTGTATGACCACCATCATGAGCCAATGAAGATTACCGGTCAAGCCAAGAGGGCGAAGATCCCACAAAACAAGATGGTTCTCAGTTCCACCAGTGACAAGCTTGTATCCTTTGCTCATCAAGTAGTTACCAATTGCCACGGCATTGGCTCTAACTTGCTTAGCATAAGCCTTGAAGCCAGGAGACATGGCCTGTTTCAACGCGACAGCTAGTGCACCGATCTGGTGGTTGTGTGGGCCACCTTGAAGGGCAGGGAAAACAGCAAAGTTAATCTTGTCTTCAAAGTCATAAACTGCACCTTCTGCTTGACCTTTCTTTGGTGGTTTTGGACCCTTGCGGTAGAAGATCATACCAGCTCTTGGTCCCCTGAGACTTTTGTGAGTGGTGGTTGTAACCACATCACAGTACTCAAACGGATCTGCAGCTTCCTGTCAAATCCCAATGGAATATTTTGTTAATCCCTCTCTCTACTAGACTACTACTGTTCACAACAGCACCGTAACAAATAAATTTCTtaaatgggtgtttttggttcaTTAACTAATCACGAAGAACCAGAAGCAAGTTTTTGGACCTGAATTTAAACCGAACCACAAATTTCCAAAACCCCTAAATGATATGCTTATGCATTACATTGTACCCATAATACAGATTGACATAATCAATACAAACATGTGGAATTTACAATCCAGCAGGCTATTTTCAAATACCAAATAATGGACAGAACCTCTATATAAATCCATTTGTTTGTTCCTCTAGATCTACAGATCTTTATCACTTACAAACCAAAATCTAAACCATATGCATCTGAACTGAAAGGTCACTTCTTATATTGCAAATTGCAAATGCAGCAGGGGAGTCTCATACTCTTATTCAACTTCCACTTACAGATCTAAATCTGTAAAGCTAATTGCGACATCTTTAGCTAAACAACTTATCATAACTTCCAAAATGCAGATCCACAAATTAAATCAGATACCAAATGTAGAATAAAAATGCATAATTAACACGATTACTCGAGCACTTGCGACCAATGTAATGCTTATGCATCAAAATGTCACCACTCAATTTCAGCTAAATGCAAATCATTTTTAACATAGACAAAcataatttcattttattaaatatcTAGATCCACACATCCAGTGTCGAATTTAAACCCTAAATGTAGATCATGTCCATCTATATTGCAGATCACATATTCTAAAAGCAACTTAATACAAATCAGAACATCATTAACACATCCAACCAAATACCCAAATACCCGAAAACCCAAAAACACAGATCACATATCAAATACAGATCAGAAAACCCCAAAATAGATATAGAAAGGAGAGATACGATACCTGGGCAGCAACAAGGCCACTGATGTGGGCCATATCACAGAGCATAAGAGCGCCACACTTATCAGCAATTTCCCTAATCTTCTTGTAATCCCAATCTCTAGGATAAGCACTGCCCCCACAAATGATCAACTTTGGTCTGAAATCCAACGCCTTTTCTTCCATCTTCTCATAATCGATATACCCGGTACTCGAATTCACCTTGTACGGCAGACTCTCAAAGTAGATAGAAGTAGCAGATATCTTCTTCCCTCCAGAAGTGTAATACCCATGAGTCAAATGCCCGCCCGATGGAAGATCCAGACCCATTATTCTGTCATGTGGGTTCAGCAATGCAGTGTATGCTGCAAAGTTTGCAGGTGATCCAGAGTACGGCTGCACATTCACACCCCATGAAGATGGGTCCAGTCTGTACGCCTGCAGAGCTCGGCTGCGGCACAGGTTTTCGATTTGGTCGATGTATTCGTTGCCGCCGTAGTATCGGTTTCCGGGCATGCCCTCAGAGTATTTGTTGGTTAATGGGGAGCCTAATGCTTCGATGACTGCAAATGATGTGAAGTTTTCTGATGCGATGAGTTCGATCCCGCGGCATTGCCTTCTCTTTTCCTTTT harbors:
- the LOC122603112 gene encoding serine hydroxymethyltransferase 4-like; translation: MDPVNAWGNTPLDQTDPEIFDLIEKEKRRQCRGIELIASENFTSFAVIEALGSPLTNKYSEGMPGNRYYGGNEYIDQIENLCRSRALQAYRLDPSSWGVNVQPYSGSPANFAAYTALLNPHDRIMGLDLPSGGHLTHGYYTSGGKKISATSIYFESLPYKVNSSTGYIDYEKMEEKALDFRPKLIICGGSAYPRDWDYKKIREIADKCGALMLCDMAHISGLVAAQEAADPFEYCDVVTTTTHKSLRGPRAGMIFYRKGPKPPKKGQAEGAVYDFEDKINFAVFPALQGGPHNHQIGALAVALKQAMSPGFKAYAKQVRANAVAIGNYLMSKGYKLVTGGTENHLVLWDLRPLGLTGNKVEKLCDLANITVNKNAVFGDSSALAPGGVRVGTPAMTSRGLVEKDFEQIGEFLHRAIQITLSIQKEFGKLLKDFNKGLVNNKEIEQLKLDVEKFSGSFDMPGFSLADMKYKD
- the LOC122603245 gene encoding serine hydroxymethyltransferase 4 — protein: MDPVNAWGNTPLDQTDPEIFDLIEKEKRRQCRGIELIASENFTSFAVIEALGSPLTNKYSEGMPGNRYYGGNEYIDQIENLCRSRALQAYRLDPSSWGVNVQPYSGSPANFAAYTALLNPHDRIMGLDLPSGGHLTHGYYTSGGKKISATSIYFESLPYKVNSSTGYIDYEKMEEKALDFRPKLIICGGSAYPRDWDYKKIREIADKCGALMLCDMAHISGLVAAQEAADPFEYCDVVTTTTHKSLRGPRAGMIFYRKGPKPPKKGQAEGAVYDFEDKINFAVFPALQGGPHNHQIGALAVALKQAMSPGFKAYAKQVRANAVAIGNYLMSKGYKLVTGGTENHLVLWDLRPLGLTGNKVEKLCDLANITVNKNAVFGDSSALAPGGVRVGTPAMTSRGLVEKDFEQIGEFLHRAIQITLSIQKEFGKLLKDFNKGLVNNKEIEQLKVDVEKFSGSFDMPGFSLADMKYKD